A part of Miscanthus floridulus cultivar M001 chromosome 6, ASM1932011v1, whole genome shotgun sequence genomic DNA contains:
- the LOC136460328 gene encoding uncharacterized protein encodes MTQIRGQGYDGASNMKGDIKGLKTLIMQESPSAYYIHYFAHQLQLVLVAIAKENTVCKTFFDQISILLNIVGVSYKRHDMLRNARLENVKKALDCGEIESGTGLHQEMSLPRSGDTRWGSHYKTVCSIITMYEAIHDVLVDLGDDPAYKDDWTKIHFVIGAFENFEFVFFAHLMYIILGYTNELSKCLQRRGQDILNAISLVNVAKERMQKLRSDGWDNFLEKVTSFCDKHGVEVPAMDGDYVPYEKSARKARAQKQTNDDHFRREVYIGVIDQISQELDNRFDEINMELLSCMSAFSPFKSFASFDAQKLCRLAEFYPKEFSNNNLIKLESQLDNYIDDMRHDDSFKGLDNIVDLSVKLVETKRHKAYDMVYELLKLVLLLPVATASVERIFSAMLMKMI; translated from the exons ATGACTCAAATCCGTGGTCAAGGATATGATGGGGCTAGCaacatgaaaggagatattaaagggttgaaaacattgatcatgcaagaatcaccttctgcttattatattcattattttgctcatcaactcCAATTAGTTCTTGTTGCTATTGCCAAGGAAAATACTGTTTGCAAGACTTTTTTTGATCAAATATCTATCTTGTTGAATATTGTTGGAGTTTCTTATAAGCGTCATGACATGCTTAGAAATGCTAGGCTTGAGAATGTCAAGAAAGCACTTGACTGTGGTGAAATTGAATCTGGAACTGGATTACATCAAGAGATGAGTTTGCCTAGGTCGGGAGATACTCGATGGGGATCTCATTACAAAACTGTATGCAGCATCATTACTATGTATGAAGCAATCCATGATGTACTGGTTGATCTTGGGGATGATCCTGCATATAAGGATGATTGGACCAAAATACATTTTGTGATCGGAGCATTTGAGAactttgagtttgttttctttgcACACTTAATGTATATTATTCTTGGATATACAAATGAGTTATCTAAGTGTTTGCAAAGAAGGGGccaagatattcttaatgcaatatcacttgttaatgtggcaaagGAAAGAATGCAAAAATTGAGGTCTGATGGTTGGGATAATTTTCTTGAGAAGGTCACTTCATTTTGCGAtaaacatggtgttgaagttcCTGCTATGGATGGTGATTATGTTCCTTATGAAAAATCAGCAAGGAAAGCTCGTGCCCAAAAGCAAACCAATGATGACCACTTTAGAAGAGAAGTATAtattggtgtcattgatcaaataAGTCAAGAACTTGATAATCGGTTTGATGAGATTAATATGGAGTTGTTGTCTTGTATGTCGGCCTTCAGTCCTTTCAAGTCATTTGCTTCTTTTGATGCACAGAAGCTATGCAGACTAGCTGAGTTCTACCCAAAGGAGTTCTCAAATAataatttgatcaaacttgagtcgcagctagataattatattgatgacatgagacatgatgatagcttcaaaggtctagacaatattgttgatctctcagtcaagcttgttgaaacaaagaggcACAAAGCGTACGATATGGTTTATGAGCTCctcaaattggtattgcttctacCTGTGGCAACAGCAAGTGTTGAAAGGATATTTTCTGCAATG ttgatgaagatgatataa